A region of Vigna radiata var. radiata cultivar VC1973A chromosome 10, Vradiata_ver6, whole genome shotgun sequence DNA encodes the following proteins:
- the LOC106774381 gene encoding citrate synthase, glyoxysomal translates to MSRASEHTARNRLATLAAHLFPSDAAATAAIQPFHLSAASGASPPGNLKGTLTVVDERTGKKYQIDVSPEGTVRASDFKKISTGKNDNGLKLYDPGYLNTAPVISRISYIDGDAGILRYRGFPIEELAEKSTFTEVSYLIMYGNLPSESQLAAWEFNISQHSAVPQGVLDIIQAMPHDAHPMGMLVNAMSALSVYHPDANPALKGLDIYNSKQVRDKQIARIIGKITTIAAAINLRLAGRPPVLPSNELSYTENFLYMLDSFGNRSYKPNPRLTRALDIIFILHAEHEMNCSTSAVRHLSSSGVDVYTAVAGAIGALYGPLHGGANEAVLKMLSEIGTVENIPAFIEGVKARKRKLSGFGHRVYKNYDPRAKVLRKLTEEVFSIVGRDPLIEIAVALEKIALSDEYFIKRKLYPNVDFYSGLIYRAMGFQPEFFTILFAIPRMAGYLAHWRESLDDPDTKIMRPQQVYVGEWLRHYTPINQRTVSGNTDKLGQLAVSNASKRRLAGSGA, encoded by the exons ATGTCAAGAGCTTCTGAACACACAGCACGCAATCGTTTAGCCACTCTCGCAGCTCACTTATTTCCCTCCGACGCCGCCGCCACCGCCGCGATCCAACCCTTCCACCTTTCCGCGGCCTCCGGAGCCTCGCCGCCGGGGAACCTCAAGGGTACCCTCACCGTCGTCGATGAGAGGACCGGAAAAAAATACCAGATCGATGTTTCCCCAGAAGGCACCGTTAGAGCCTCTGACTTCAAGAAG ATATCAACTGGGAAAAATGATAATGGACTCAAGCTTTATGATCCTGGCTACTTGAACACTGCTCCTGTCATCTCAAGGATTTCTTACATTGATGGTGATGCGGGAATCCTTAGATATAGAGGCTTTCCGATTGAGGAATTGGCAGAGAAAAGCACCTTTACGGAAGTGTCATATCTCATAA TGTATGGAAATTTGCCTTCTGAAAGTCAGTTAGCAGCATGGGAGTTCAACATATCTCAGCATTCAGCTGTACCACAAGGAGTTTTG GATATAATACAAGCAATGCCTCATGATGCACATCCAATGGGCATGCTTGTTAATGCCATGAGCGCTTTGTCTGTTTATCATCCTGATGCAAACCCTGCTCTCAAA ggTCTTGATATCTACAACTCAAAGCAAGTGAGAGACAAGCAAATAGCACGAATTATTGGAAAG ATAACGACAATTGCTGCTGCTATTAATCTTAGATTGGCAGGAAGACCGCCTGTGCTTCCATCCAACGAACTTTCTTACACAGAGAATTTCCTATACATGCTAGATTCTTT CGGCAACCGATCATACAAACCTAATCCCCGGCTAACTCGAGCGCTAGATATTATCTTCATCCTGCATGCAGAACATGAAATGAATTGTTCTACATCTGCTGTGCGGCACCTCTCATCAAG TGGTGTTGATGTATATACTGCTGTTGCTGGGGCTATTGGAGCTCTATATGGACCTCTTCATGGTGGAGCCAATGAG GCTGTCCTCAAAATGTTGAGTGAAATTGGAACGGTTGAGAACATTCCAGCGTTCATTGAGGGTGTTAAAGCCAG GAAACGAAAGCTCAGTGGTTTTGGACATCGTGTCtacaaaaattatgatccaAGAGCAAAGGTCTTAAGAAAACTGACAGAGGAAGTGTTTTCCATTGTTGGCCGGGATCCTCTTATAGAG ATTGCAGTGGCCTTGGAAAAGATTGCACTGTCTGATGAGTATTTCATCAAGAGGAAGTTATATCCAAACGTTGACTTCTACTCTGGATTAATTTATAG GGCCATGGGGTTCCAACCTGagtttttcactattttatttgCCATCCCTCGAATGGCTGGATACTTGGCACATTGGCGAGAGTCCTTAGATGACCCTGATACAAAGATTATGAGACCTCAGCAG GTTTATGTTGGGGAATGGTTAAGGCATTATACACCCATCAATCAAAGGACTGTTTCAGGTAACACTGATAAACTTGGTCAGTTGGCTGTATCAAATGCCTCAAAGAGGCGACTTGCTGGATCTGGGGCATAA